From the genome of Negativicutes bacterium:
ATCTAAATATAAATAATCAGCAAAGTTCGCATTTGAAATATGATGATCGATATTTAATATTTTAGAATTGGTAATGTTTTTGACATTACCAATTCTATCATAATCACTAGCATCTAATACGATTAATAAATCAGCATTTAATGTAGCATTTGGTTTATTAATTTTTTCCAAACCTTTGAGGAATTTATAACTTGCAGTAATTTCATCATCAATTACTAAATGTACTTTTTTGTTCATTTTCTCCAGAAATGATCCCAATGCTAATAGTGAGCCAATAGCATCACCATCAGGATTAACATGCGTTGTTATGACAAAGCTTTCATGTTCTTGAAGAATAGTTAAAACATCATTTAAAGTAACATTCATTTTAGCTTTTTTCCTCATTAGTATTTATTTGATTCAATAATTCTTGAATTCTAACACTATAATCAAGTGAAGTATCAATTTGAAAAGATAGTTCTGGTGTACATCTTAAACGAATTCTTTTGCCAATTTCACTTCTGATAAAACCTAATGCCTTTTGTAAGCCGGTCCAGCATTCTGTTTTTTGTTCGTCAGTTCCCATTAAACTAACATAAATTTTTGCATATCTTAAGTCACCAGTAACATCAACTTGCGTAACCGTTACAAACCCGATTCTTGGGTCTTTTAATTCACGCAAGATCATTTTACTGACTTCTTGTTTAATTAATTCTTGAACTTTTTCAACGCGGAGTTGTCCCATCTTTCACCCTCCGTTCAACTTTTATTTTCCCGGTTTTATTTGTTCCATTGTATAAGCTTCTAAAATATCATTATCTTTAATATCACGGAAGTTTTCTAGTGTGATACCACACTCATAACCAGAGTTAACCTCTTTCACATCATCTTTAAAACGACGCAAAGATTCAATCGCTCCTTCATGAACAACAATACCATCTCTAATAATCCGTATTTTAGAAGAGTTAGTAATTTTACCTTCTAAAACATAAGAGCCAGCAACGATATTTTTATTAAAGCTAAACACTTGTCTTATTTCCACTTTACCTTGAATTACTTCTTTGTATTGTGGCGCAAGCATTCCTGTCATTGCAGCTTCAACATCATTGATTGCTTCATAAATTACACTATAACTTCTAATATCAATTTTCTCATTATCGGCTAAACGACGAGCATTATTATCAGGTCTAACATTAAAACCAATAATTAGAGCATTTGCAGCTGTCGCCAACATTACATCAGACTCGTTAATAGCTCCCGCACCAGAATGGATGATATTAACGCGAACTTCATCATTTTTCGCATTTAAGCTTAATAAGGATTGTTTCAATGCTTCTACTGAACCTTGAACATCAGCCTTAATAAGAATATTTAAATCTTTAATATTGCCATCTTGAATTTGTTGGAATAAATCATCTAATGATACTTTTTGTGAACTATTCATTTCATCAGTACGTTTTTTCGCAATACGTTTTTCCGCAATAAAGCGAGCTGATTTTTCGTCGAGTGCATCTAAAATATCACCAGCAGCCGGTACATCAGCTAAGCCTAACACTTCAACCGGAGTACTAGGGCCAGCTTTTTTAACTTTTTCGCCACGGTCATTAATCATTGCTCTAACTTTACCAAAAGCAGTTCCGGCAATAATTGAATCACCAATTTTTAATGTACCAGTTTGTACCAATACTGTGGCTACAGGACCACGACCTTTATCTAATTGTGCTTCAACAATAGTGCCTTGAGCACGACGATTAGGATTAGCTTTTAATTCTTGCATTTCTGCAACTAATAAAATCATTTCTAATAAATCATTAATACCAGTTCTTTGATGGGCAGAAACAGGAACCATAATGGTTTCGCCACCCCAGTCTTCCGGAATTAAATTATGCTCAGCTAATTGTTGTTTTACTCTATCAAGATTTGCACCTTCTCTATCAATTTTATTGATAGCAACAATAATTGGAACATTAGCAGATTTAGCATGATTTAAAGCTTCTATTGTCTGTGGCATTACACCATCATCAGCTGCAACAACTAAAATAGCAATATCAGTAACCTGCGCTCCTCTGGCTCTCATTGCTGTAAACGCTTCATGACCAGGCGTATCTAAAAATACAATTTTTTTACCATTACATACTACTTGATAAGCTCCAATATGCTGAGTGATTCCCCCTGCTTCTTTGCCAGTTACATTAGTTTTTCTAATCGCATCCAATAAAGAAGTTTTACCATGGTCAACATGTCCCATAACCGTTACAACCGGCGGACGAGGCATCAATGATTTTGGATCATCAACAATTTCAGGAATTTCAGTTGGATCTTCTTCTGGTGGTAATTCTTCAACCTCAACTTCAAATTCACCAGCAATTAATGTTATTGTATCAAAATCTAATTCTTGGTTGATATTCGCCATAATACCAAGCATCATTAATTTTTTGATTATTTCACTGACTTCACGTCTAAGTTTACTTGCCAATTCTTTAACTGTTAAAGAATCACCAACTTTAATAACTTTTGGTTTTTCCGGCTCAACTCTAGGTGTGAATGTTTTTTGTGGTGTTTGGTTGCGATTTTTATTGTTTCTATTATTATTATTTCTATTGTTTTGGAAGTTATTTCTATTATTATTGTTGTTGTTTCCTCTAAAATTATTAGGTCTATTATTATTGGAGTTAGCAGGAGCATTATTAGTATTGCCAACTGCTACATTAGGTTGGTTTTGGTGTTGTGGTCTAGGTCTATTTTGATTGTTATTTCCTGCATGGTGCTGCGGTCTAGGTGCACCTTGACCATTATTATTAGGATTTACTTTTGTTGCTACAGGTGTAGCAACTGGTTTATTTGGCTTGTTTAAGTTTTTATCGTTCTTTTCAGTAGTAACTTTTGGCTTTGTTTCAGCAACTTTCGGCGCAAAAACTCTTACTAAAACATCCTTTTCTGTATCACCAACACTACTCATATGATTTTTAACAGTAAAACTATTACGTTCTAATATATCTAAAATAGTTTTACTGGATGTACTAAATTCTTTTGCCAATTCATATATTCTATATTTCGACATTAATCCACCCCCAGCTTTCTGTTATCACATTTAATCAAGGGTTTAATATTTTAACAATTGATTTTGCAAAGCCATCGTCCAATACTGCAACCGCAGCACGGTATTCTTTGCCAATACAATGACCTAATTGTTCTTTTGTTAAAATACTATACAATTTTGTTTGATAATATTGTGACATATCTGTATATTTTTTTTTCGTACCATCTGAAACATCAGTGGCAATTATGACAAGTTTAGCTTTATTGGTTTTAATTGCTTTTTCTACTGCCAACTCTCCTGAAGCCAGTTTAGTTGCTCGCTGTGCTAAACTCAATGTATTTATCAACCTTTTTTCTATATTAATCATCACCGAATATCCTTGCTTTCAGTTGCTGGTATATTTCATTGTCCACAGGATTTTTAAATGATTTTTCCAATCTTTTTTCTTTAAAAGCCTTGTTTAAACATTCTTCCTTATGACAAACATATGCGCCACGACCGGACTTTTTGCCAGTATCGTCTAGAAGATACTCACCTTCTGGCGTTTTAACAATTCTCAGCAATTCTTTCTTGTTGTGCATCTCTTGACAGCCAACGCACATTCTTTGAGGTATTTTTTTCATTTCAATCAAGCCTCCTCTAATTATTCGTTTTCAGCTTGACTTGCTTGTGATTCACTTTTTATATCAATCTTCCAGCCGGTTAGTTTAGCAGCTAATCTAGCATTTTGCCCTTCCTTGCCGATTGCTAAAGATAATTGAAAATCAGGAACAATAACTTTTGATATTTTTTCAATTTCATTAACCTCAACTGATACTACCTTAGCTGGACTAAGTGAATTTGCTATATATTTTACTGGATCTGGACTCCATTTTACTATATCAATTTTTTCACCTTTTAATTCATCAACAATGGTTTGGACTCTCATCCCTTTATGACCAACACAAGCACCTACTGGATCGATGTCTTCGTCACGAGAATATACTGCAATTTTTGATCTCATACCTGGTTCTCTTGCTACT
Proteins encoded in this window:
- a CDS encoding DHH family phosphoesterase translates to MNVTLNDVLTILQEHESFVITTHVNPDGDAIGSLLALGSFLEKMNKKVHLVIDDEITASYKFLKGLEKINKPNATLNADLLIVLDASDYDRIGNVKNITNSKILNIDHHISNANFADYLYLD
- the rbfA gene encoding 30S ribosome-binding factor RbfA; this encodes MGQLRVEKVQELIKQEVSKMILRELKDPRIGFVTVTQVDVTGDLRYAKIYVSLMGTDEQKTECWTGLQKALGFIRSEIGKRIRLRCTPELSFQIDTSLDYSVRIQELLNQINTNEEKS
- the infB gene encoding translation initiation factor IF-2 — protein: MSKYRIYELAKEFSTSSKTILDILERNSFTVKNHMSSVGDTEKDVLVRVFAPKVAETKPKVTTEKNDKNLNKPNKPVATPVATKVNPNNNGQGAPRPQHHAGNNNQNRPRPQHQNQPNVAVGNTNNAPANSNNNRPNNFRGNNNNNNRNNFQNNRNNNNRNNKNRNQTPQKTFTPRVEPEKPKVIKVGDSLTVKELASKLRREVSEIIKKLMMLGIMANINQELDFDTITLIAGEFEVEVEELPPEEDPTEIPEIVDDPKSLMPRPPVVTVMGHVDHGKTSLLDAIRKTNVTGKEAGGITQHIGAYQVVCNGKKIVFLDTPGHEAFTAMRARGAQVTDIAILVVAADDGVMPQTIEALNHAKSANVPIIVAINKIDREGANLDRVKQQLAEHNLIPEDWGGETIMVPVSAHQRTGINDLLEMILLVAEMQELKANPNRRAQGTIVEAQLDKGRGPVATVLVQTGTLKIGDSIIAGTAFGKVRAMINDRGEKVKKAGPSTPVEVLGLADVPAAGDILDALDEKSARFIAEKRIAKKRTDEMNSSQKVSLDDLFQQIQDGNIKDLNILIKADVQGSVEALKQSLLSLNAKNDEVRVNIIHSGAGAINESDVMLATAANALIIGFNVRPDNNARRLADNEKIDIRSYSVIYEAINDVEAAMTGMLAPQYKEVIQGKVEIRQVFSFNKNIVAGSYVLEGKITNSSKIRIIRDGIVVHEGAIESLRRFKDDVKEVNSGYECGITLENFRDIKDNDILEAYTMEQIKPGK
- a CDS encoding ribosomal L7Ae/L30e/S12e/Gadd45 family protein, with the protein product MNIEKRLINTLSLAQRATKLASGELAVEKAIKTNKAKLVIIATDVSDGTKKKYTDMSQYYQTKLYSILTKEQLGHCIGKEYRAAVAVLDDGFAKSIVKILNP
- a CDS encoding YlxR family protein encodes the protein MKKIPQRMCVGCQEMHNKKELLRIVKTPEGEYLLDDTGKKSGRGAYVCHKEECLNKAFKEKRLEKSFKNPVDNEIYQQLKARIFGDD